From the Lolium rigidum isolate FL_2022 chromosome 2, APGP_CSIRO_Lrig_0.1, whole genome shotgun sequence genome, one window contains:
- the LOC124689690 gene encoding BTB/POZ and MATH domain-containing protein 1-like, producing the protein MSSSKTSSMVAVYSGEHLFKVAGHSKITGANAFVMSDTFRVGGHDWAIQYYPNGDTRVVDGQFASVFLRLMSACESEFTASYSLCLQDPVTPATGDKYKFRFTHAVPPSMSEQVKGWGTARFVSRADLAASGCLKDDCLVIKGTVDVSKLIDDTKDDRGNIIVVPPSNLSKDLDSMLGSGLKEDLTVDVGGFRSFKAHACVLCARSPVFRAQLCNPVSAMQSTIRIEDVDARVFEALLHYMYNDRLPASMEEATQEATKMARQLLAVAHRYEVERLKLLCESKLSKALDVSLVGFALDVAEQYHCQQLKDCCLKYMAADRERLQAIIGTQGFQQLNTNHPRVVSDILAQVVAQRLGDGK; encoded by the coding sequence ATGTCGAGCAGCAAGACTTCCTCAATGGTGGCCGTTTACAGTGGCGAACACCTCTTCAAGGTCGCCGGACACTCGAAGATCACGGGAGCCAACGCATTCGTCATGTCGGATACCTTCCGCGTCGGCGGCCATGACTGGGCTATCCAGTACTACCCAAACGGCGACACAAGGGTCGTCGACGGGCAGTTTGCATCGGTGTTTCTAAGATTGATGAGCGCCTGCGAAAGTGAGTTCACGGCGTCCTACTCCTTGTGCCTTCAGGACCCCGTAACGCCAGCGACAGGAGACAAGTACAAATTCAGGTTTACCCATGCAGTACCGCCATCAATGTCCGAGCAAGTCAAGGGTTGGGGTACAGCCAGGTTTGTGAGTAGAGCTGATTTGGCTGCTTCGGGCTGCCTCAAAGATGACTGCCTAGTCATCAAAGGCACCGTTGATGTCTCCAAACTCATCGACGACACCAAGGACGATCGTGGTAACATCATCGTCGTGCCGCCCTCCAACCTGAGCAAAGATCTTGACAGCATGTTAGGGAGCGGCCTCAAGGAAGACCTGACTGTCGATGTCGGAGGTTTTAGAAGTTTCAAGGCACACGCATGTGTGCTTTGTGCGCGCTCGCCAGTGTTCCGCGCGCAACTCTGCAACCCCGTGTCCGCGATGCAAAGCACCATTCGCATCGAGGATGTGGACGCTCGTGTTTTCGAGGCTCTCCTGCACTACATGTACAACGACCGCCTGCCCGCGTCTATGGAGGAGGCCACCCAAGAGGCTACGAAAATGGCGCGACAATTGCTCGCCGTGGCTCATCGATACGAGGTAGAAAGGCTCAAGCTTCTCTGCGAGAGCAAGCTCAGCAAGGCGCTAGATGTCAGTCTCGTGGGCTTCGCTTTGGATGTCGCAGAGCAATACCATTGTCAGCAGCTCAAGGATTGTTGTCTCAAGTACATGGCAGCTGACCGCGAGAGGCTGCAAGCCATAATTGGAACCCAGGGGTTCCAGCAACTCAACACAAACCACCCTCGTGTCGTGTCTGATATCCTCGCTCAAGTTGTTGCACAACGGCTTGGTGACGGGAAGTAG